Genomic window (Sphingomonas japonica):
GGTGTGGGTCGATGCCCTCGCCTTCATCCCCGCCTACGCATTGTTCCTCGGCAGTGCCGCATGGGGCCTGCGCAAGGACCGCCGCATCGCGCCGCTGACGATCGCGATGGTCGCCGCCGCGGCCGTGCTCGACCAGATCGAGGGGCGTCTGCTATGGTCGATCCTGGACGCCATGCCCGGAACCGAAGCCACGCTGCTGCCACTCTACGGCGTCGTCCGGGTCAAATTCGCGCTGCTCAGCCTCGCCGCATTTGCACTGGCGGCGCTGCTCCTGCGCCGCGGCCGGATTGCAACCATCGCCGCAGTCGTGGTGGCGGGCGGCGCGCTCCTCAGCTTCGCCACGCTGGTGGTCAACGCTCATCATCCGCTGCTGATGGAGGGTCACCGAATCAGCTGGACCGCGCTGCTGATAGTGGCAGGCTGGTTCGCGGTGCGGCCGCCGGGCGAGGCTCGCTGACCGCGCCCCACCGGCCATCCTCGGTTCGGTTCGAGCGAAACCTGGAACGCCTCCCTCAAACCGTCGGCTCCAGCACCACCGCCGCCACGTCGCGCCGCTGCGCCGCATAGAGGCAAGCCACCACGATCACCGCCGCCCCCGCCAGCGTGAACCACGAAACGACTTCCCCGAAGACCGCCCATCCCAGCACCGCGGCATAGACGAACGAGGTATATTCGGTCGTCGCCAGATACCCCGCCTCGCCATGCGCATAGGCCCAGGCGAGCAGCCACAGCGACCCGATCGCGAGCGCACCGCCGGCGGCGATCTTGGGCCACTCAGCCGCCCCCGGCACGATCAACAGCCAAGGTGCCGCCAGCGCCAGGATCGACACCACGATCGCCGATTGGAAGAACGCGATTTCTCCCGGTCGCGCGGCCTGGCTCTGCACCCGCGCGACGATCAGGTTGAATGCGTACAGCACCGCCGACGCCAGGATCGCCAGCGCACCGTCGAACGCCGCCGGACCCAGGTCCGCCTGCGACTGGCCGAGCAGGATCACGCCCACCCCGCCCAGCGCCGCGACCGAAGCGAAGACGACGCGCGGCCCGACCCGCTCGCCCAGGATTGCCGCGCCCAGCATCAGCGCCAGCAGCGGCGCGATGTACGACAGGGCGATCGCCTGCGCCATCGGCACGCGCGCCAGCCCCCAGAAGAACAGGACGGCCATCGCCGCGGTGATCCCGCCGCGCAGCAGGTGCAGCCGCAGCGCCCGTCGCCTCGGCATTCCGCCGCCGCTCAGGCGCCACGCCGCCGCCCCGAACGCCGTCTGCACCGCCGTGCGCCACAGCAGCGCGTTATATACGCCGATCGCCAGCACCAGCGACTTCATGAACGCGTCCATGATAGAAAACAGCCCGATGCCCGCGGCGGCGACGGCAAAGGCGATGGCGGGCGACAGCGATCGGCTGGTCATTGGAATTCTCGATCCTGATCCGGCCCCGTGCCCCACCCACCTCGTTCGTCTCGAGCGTAGTCGAGAGACGTGCCGCGAGCGATGCGCAGGGTGTCTCGACTTCGCTCGACACGAACGGTTTCTGTGGTGCTTCCCCTTCCGGCGTACTCTATTCCGCCGTCGGCCCCTACTCCGCCGCCACTGGAACCGCCGCGTCCGCCGCCTCGATCTCCGCCGCCTTGGCTTCGACCAGCCGGACGATGTGATCGAGCATGTCGGCGCTTTCCACCGTGTGGTCGGTCACCCCCGACAGATACACCATGTGCTTGCCGTTGCCGCCGCCGGTCAGCCCGATATCGGTCTCGCGCGCCTCACCGGGCCCGTTGACGACGCAGCCGAGCACCGACAGCGACATCGGCGTGCGGATATGCTGCAGGCGTTCCTCGAGCGCCTGGACGGTGCGGATCACGTCGAACCCCTGGCGCGCGCAGCTGGGGCACGAGACGACCCGCACACCGCGGTTGCGGATGCCCAGCGCCTTCAGGATCTCGAACCCGACGCGCACTTCGTCCTCGGGTTCGGCCGACAGCGACACGCGGATCGTGTCGCCGATGCCGTACCACAGCAGCGATCCCATCCCGATCGCCGACTTGACCGTCCCGCCGACGAACCCGCCCGCCTCGGTGATGCCCAGATGCAGCGGACAATCGACCGCTTCGGCAAGTTGCTGGTACGCCGCCACCGCCAGGAACAGGTCGGACGCCTTCACCGCCACCTTAAATTCGTGGAAATCATGGTCCTGGAGCAGCTTGATATGGTCGAGCGCGCTTTCGACCAGCGCCTCCGGGCACGGCTCGCCATACTTCTCCAGCAGGTCCTTTTCCAGCGACCCGCCATTCACGCCGATGCGGATCGCGCAGCCATTGGCCTTGGCCGCGCGGACCACTTCGGCGACGCGCTGCGACGATCCGATATTGCCCGGATTGATCCGCAGGCACGCCGCGCCCGCATCGGCCGCTTCCAGCGCGCGCTTGTAATGGAAATGGATGTCGGCGACGATCGGCACCCGGCTGGCGCGCACGATCTTGCCGAGCTGCGCGGTGCTTTCGACGTCGGGGCACGACACGCGGATGATATCGACGCCCGCGTCCTCGCAGCGGCGAATCTGGTCGATCGTCGCTACCGGGTCGCTGGTCGGCGTGTTGGTCATCGTCTGTACGGTGACCGGCGCGTCGCCGCCGACCGGCACAGTGCCGACCATGATCTGGCGGCTGCGGCGGCGGACGATGTCGCGCCAGGGTCTCAGGGACATTGGGGTTTCCGTCTCGCTAACGCTTTGCTTACGCGCATTCCTCTATAGCGGCGCGCGACCATCCGCGAAAGGGCGGCACCGGTCGGCGGGACCCCAGATGCGTATCGAGCCGAGTTCGGCCTTCACGATCCGCCGCAACGAGCGGCATTACGGGCTCGACTGGCTCCGCATCGCCGCGTTCGCGCTACTGATCCTCTATCATATCGGCATGGTGTTCGGCCCGTGGCCGTGGGTGATCCACAGTCCGCACCGCTATTGGCAGGTCGTGCCGCTGCTCAGTCTGTTGTCGCCGTGGCGGCTGGCGCTGCTGTTCGCGGTGTCGGGCTATGCGTCGCGAAAGCTGCTCGCTCGCTCGGGCGGGCTCCGCCGCTTCACCGCGTCGCGCAACAGGCGGCTGCTGATCCCGTTCGCGTTCGGCATGGCGGTGCTGGTACCGATCGAGATGTACATCCAGGTCGCCGACCGCGGCTATCCGCACGGCTATCTGCATTTCTGGAGCAGCGACTATTGGCGCTGGGGCAGCTTCTACGGCAAGCAATTCCCTGCCTACGAGCATCTCTGGTTCGTGATCTATCTATGGGCCTACACGCTTGTCCTCGCGGCGGCGCTGCGGATCGGCGGCGCGCGTCTCGATTGTCTGGTGGCGCGCGCGCTGGTGTGGCTGCGCGGAGGCACCCGGATCCTGTGGGTGCCGATCGTGCTCCTCTCGATCGCCAAGCTCGGCATGATGTTCGTCATTCCCGACGAAACCGGGCTGCTGACCGACTGGACCGGCCACGCCTTCTACCTGCCGATGCTGGTCGCCGGCTTCATCCTCGCGGGCGCTCCCGCGCTCTGGCCGACCATCGCGAGCGTCTGGCGCCCCGCCGCGCTGACCGCGATCGTCGCCGGCAGCATCATCGTCGCGATCGATCTTGCCTACCTCGACACGATGCCCTCGCATATCTGGGCGATGGTCGACCGCACCGCGCGCAACGCAATGGCGTGGAGCATGGTGCTGGTCCTGTTCCTCGCCGCCGATCGCTTCCTCAACCGCGACCATCGCTGGCGCGCCACCTTGGGCGAGGCCGTGTTCCCCTTCTACCTGATCCACCATTCTGCGATCGTCGTGACCGCATGGGCGACGCTGCCGCTCGCCTTCGATCCGTGGAGCCAGTTCGCCATCCTGCTCGCTGCAACCGGCACCGCGTGCGCGCTGTTCTACCTGATCGGTCGCCGGATCGGCTGGCTCCGCCCGCTGATCGGATTACGCTCCCGGGTGGCCAGCCGGGGCTGATCTGATAGGAGGCGGCGATGTCTTCCCCCTCCGCCCCTCGCTGGAGCCTCGCCATTCATGGCGGCGCCGGTCGTTTCGAACGTGGCCGCCTCGTGCCGACCTGGGAACCCGCCGCGCGAGCCGGTCTCGCCGCTGCGCTCGACGCAGGCAGCGCCATCCTCGCCGCCGACGGCTCCGCGCTCGACGCGGTCGAAGCCGCCGTGCGCGTGCTCGAGGACGACCCGGCCTTCAACGCCGGACGCGGCGCGGTCTTCACCGCTGACGGCACGATCGAGCTCGACGCCGCGATCATGGATGGCCGCGACCGCCGCGCCGGTGCCGTCGCTGCGCAAACCTTCGCGCGCAACCCCGTCACCCTGGCCCGCGCGGTCATGGAGCAAAGCCCGCACGTGCTGCTGGTCGGCGACGGCGCCGATCGCTTCGCCGCCGCGCACGATCTTGACCCGGCGACACCCGGTTGGTTCGAGATTCCGCAGCGCCGCGCGCAACTCAACGCATCGCTGCTCGACGATGCCGATGCCTTCGATGTCGATGCCAAGTTCGGCACGGTCGGCGCGGTCGCGTGCGATCCACATGGCCATGTTGCCGCCGCCACCTCGACCGGCGGCATCACCGGCAAGCGCTGGGGCCGCGTCGGCGATTCGCCGATCATCGGCGCGGGCACTTACGCCGATGACCGCGCCTGCGCCGTCTCCGCGACCGGGGCGGGCGAGTATTTCCTGCGCGCCGGCGTCGCTCACGAGATCGCCGCGCGGATGCGCTTGCTGGGCGAGGATGCCGCCGCTGCCGCCGATGCCGTGATCGCCGACGTCACCGCGCTCGGTGGATCGGGCGGGGTCATCGTCGTCGATCCGACAGGGAGGATCGCCTGGCGCTTTTCCACCAGGGGCATGAACCGGGGCTTTGCGACCAGTGACGGCCGGCGGCACGTCGCGATCTTCGGCGACGAGGATTGAGCCTTTCGGTCGCTACGCCAGCCCGCTAGACGCGCGGACATGATCCGCCGCCTCCTCGCGCTCGTCGCCGCGCTTACCCTGACGCTCCCCTCGCCTGCCGCCGCGTACGGCGTCTATGGGCACGAGGCGATCGCCCGCATCGCCATGCGCAACGTCGCGCCGGCCACGCGCTCGCGCGCGCTCGCGCTGCTTCGCCAGGCGCGGCTGCTCGAAACACCGGGCTGCGCGGCGGCGACGCCGGAGCATGCCAGCACCTGGCCCGACTGCATCCGCGCGATGGGCGCGCGGTTCAGCTACACCTCGCCGTGGCATTACCAGAATGTCGACATCTGCCAGCCCTTCGACCTCGAAAGCGCCTGCGCCGACGGCAACTGCGTCTCCGCCCAGGTCGATCGCCAGGTCGAGCTGCTCAAGAACCGCACCATTCCGGTTCGCGAGAAAGTTGCGGCGCTCGCCTTCCTGATCCACTTCGTCGGCGACCTGCACATGCCGCTCCACGCCGGCGACCGCGGCGATCGCGGCGGCAACGACGTCAAGGCGAGCTACGGCGCCTACACCACCGACTGGCTCAACCTCCACTCGATCTGGGACACGCCGCTGGCCGAACGCGCGATCACCACCCCGCCCGACCCGGTGCGCGCCTATTCCGAGCAGGAGCGCGCGGTACTCGGCAGCGGAACGACCAAGGACTGGAGCCGTGAAGCATGGGCGGTCAGCCGCGACGTCGCCTATGCCCAGGCGCTCGGCGGCGATCCCTGCGGCCCCAAGCCGACCGGGCGCATCGAATACACCAACGCCGCGATCGAAGCGTCGATCGACGCCGAGAAGCAGCAAGTCGTCCGCGCCGGCCTGCGCCTCGCCCGCCTGCTCGATGAGGCGCTTGATCCCGCCAACGCCTTCACCCCGCAGCGGCGGCGGCGATAGGTCCACCGCAACCGACGCCCGGGTTAGCTCCCTCCGGGCCACATACTCCCCGTCATTCCCGCGAAGGCGGGAATCCAGCTTGCTTCGGAAGGTCGGCCGAGATGGCTCCGCCCCCCCCTTCCCGAGGGTGGCAGGGGCGCGTGCCCTGCAATTAACCTGTCAAAGAGCA
Coding sequences:
- the ispG gene encoding flavodoxin-dependent (E)-4-hydroxy-3-methylbut-2-enyl-diphosphate synthase; translated protein: MSLRPWRDIVRRRSRQIMVGTVPVGGDAPVTVQTMTNTPTSDPVATIDQIRRCEDAGVDIIRVSCPDVESTAQLGKIVRASRVPIVADIHFHYKRALEAADAGAACLRINPGNIGSSQRVAEVVRAAKANGCAIRIGVNGGSLEKDLLEKYGEPCPEALVESALDHIKLLQDHDFHEFKVAVKASDLFLAVAAYQQLAEAVDCPLHLGITEAGGFVGGTVKSAIGMGSLLWYGIGDTIRVSLSAEPEDEVRVGFEILKALGIRNRGVRVVSCPSCARQGFDVIRTVQALEERLQHIRTPMSLSVLGCVVNGPGEARETDIGLTGGGNGKHMVYLSGVTDHTVESADMLDHIVRLVEAKAAEIEAADAAVPVAAE
- a CDS encoding S1/P1 nuclease, yielding MIRRLLALVAALTLTLPSPAAAYGVYGHEAIARIAMRNVAPATRSRALALLRQARLLETPGCAAATPEHASTWPDCIRAMGARFSYTSPWHYQNVDICQPFDLESACADGNCVSAQVDRQVELLKNRTIPVREKVAALAFLIHFVGDLHMPLHAGDRGDRGGNDVKASYGAYTTDWLNLHSIWDTPLAERAITTPPDPVRAYSEQERAVLGSGTTKDWSREAWAVSRDVAYAQALGGDPCGPKPTGRIEYTNAAIEASIDAEKQQVVRAGLRLARLLDEALDPANAFTPQRRRR
- a CDS encoding DMT family transporter, with product MTSRSLSPAIAFAVAAAGIGLFSIMDAFMKSLVLAIGVYNALLWRTAVQTAFGAAAWRLSGGGMPRRRALRLHLLRGGITAAMAVLFFWGLARVPMAQAIALSYIAPLLALMLGAAILGERVGPRVVFASVAALGGVGVILLGQSQADLGPAAFDGALAILASAVLYAFNLIVARVQSQAARPGEIAFFQSAIVVSILALAAPWLLIVPGAAEWPKIAAGGALAIGSLWLLAWAYAHGEAGYLATTEYTSFVYAAVLGWAVFGEVVSWFTLAGAAVIVVACLYAAQRRDVAAVVLEPTV
- a CDS encoding isoaspartyl peptidase/L-asparaginase family protein, whose protein sequence is MSSPSAPRWSLAIHGGAGRFERGRLVPTWEPAARAGLAAALDAGSAILAADGSALDAVEAAVRVLEDDPAFNAGRGAVFTADGTIELDAAIMDGRDRRAGAVAAQTFARNPVTLARAVMEQSPHVLLVGDGADRFAAAHDLDPATPGWFEIPQRRAQLNASLLDDADAFDVDAKFGTVGAVACDPHGHVAAATSTGGITGKRWGRVGDSPIIGAGTYADDRACAVSATGAGEYFLRAGVAHEIAARMRLLGEDAAAAADAVIADVTALGGSGGVIVVDPTGRIAWRFSTRGMNRGFATSDGRRHVAIFGDED
- a CDS encoding acyltransferase family protein; the encoded protein is MRIEPSSAFTIRRNERHYGLDWLRIAAFALLILYHIGMVFGPWPWVIHSPHRYWQVVPLLSLLSPWRLALLFAVSGYASRKLLARSGGLRRFTASRNRRLLIPFAFGMAVLVPIEMYIQVADRGYPHGYLHFWSSDYWRWGSFYGKQFPAYEHLWFVIYLWAYTLVLAAALRIGGARLDCLVARALVWLRGGTRILWVPIVLLSIAKLGMMFVIPDETGLLTDWTGHAFYLPMLVAGFILAGAPALWPTIASVWRPAALTAIVAGSIIVAIDLAYLDTMPSHIWAMVDRTARNAMAWSMVLVLFLAADRFLNRDHRWRATLGEAVFPFYLIHHSAIVVTAWATLPLAFDPWSQFAILLAATGTACALFYLIGRRIGWLRPLIGLRSRVASRG